A window from Labrus mixtus chromosome 14, fLabMix1.1, whole genome shotgun sequence encodes these proteins:
- the med31 gene encoding mediator of RNA polymerase II transcription subunit 31: METEEQARNRFQSELEFVQCLANPNYLNFLAQRGVLRERPFINYLKYLLYWKEPEYAKFLKYPHCLHMLELLQYEHFRKELVNAQCAKFIDEQQLLHWQHYSRKRTRLQQALAEQQQPQQQQPPHGNAATK, from the exons aggAGCAGGCCAGGAACCGTTTCCAGTCCGAGCTGgagtttgttcagtgtttggcCAACCCAAACTACCTGAACT ttCTGGCTCAGAGAGGCGTCCTGAGAGAGAGACCGTTCATTAACTACCTGAAGTACCTGCTGTACTGGAAGGAGCCCGAGTACGCCAAGTTCCTCAA GTATCCTCACTGCCTGCACATGCTCGAGCTGCTGCAGTACGAACACTTCAGGAAGGAGCTGGTGAATGCTCAGTGCGCCAAGTTCATCGACGAGCAGCAGCTGCTGCACTGGCAGCACTACTCCAGGAAGCGCACCCGGCTGCAGCAGGCGCTCGCCGAGCAACAgcagccacagcagcagcagccgcctcaCGGGAACGCCGCCACcaagtga